A genomic segment from Juglans regia cultivar Chandler chromosome 14, Walnut 2.0, whole genome shotgun sequence encodes:
- the LOC109018350 gene encoding cytosolic sulfotransferase 5-like: MDPNSSTKLLLDQLPKATFFENFDLYQKDGFWYRPRYLEAAVACYSRFEARDDDVILASAMKTGSTWLKALCFCIMQRQCCEGNNGKKVPEDLLAVRHPAFYVQTLEIQVYTANPPPDLSAGMESTRLFHTHMPYSALPESIKKSKCKIVYITRNPKDTLVSMWHFFNKLRTPEQGPYPLEHVFESFCNGVFHFGPLFDHVLQYWNESLKLPHKILFLKYEELQRNPKEQVKRLASFLGKPFAEEKEVEEVIRGCSLERLKALEVNKDEVDPWVGMPNSAFFRTGVVGDWKNILTKEMSERLDQITSMKLKGSGLDLDDALEPSCVAVTQ, translated from the coding sequence ATGGATCCAAATAGTTCAACAAAACTTCTCCTTGACCAACTTCCTAAAGCAACCTTTTTTGAGAACTTTGATCTCTATCAAAAGGATGGCTTCTGGTACAGACCCCGTTACCTTGAAGCTGCAGTCGCCTGCTACTCGCGGTTTGAAGCTCGTGACGACGATGTCATCTTGGCGTCTGCCATGAAAACGGGAAGCACGTGGCTCAAAGCCCTCTGCTTTTGCATTATGCAGAGGCAATGTTGTGAAGGTAATAATGGTAAGAAGGTTCCCGAGGACCTTTTGGCCGTACGCCACCCTGCATTCTATGTGCAGACCTTAGAAATCCAGGTTTACACTGCAAACCCACCTCCCGATCTCTCGGCCGGTATGGAGTCCACGAGACTCTTTCACACTCATATGCCTTATAGTGCTCTGCCTGAATCCATTAAGAAGTCCAAGTGCAAAATTGTTTACATCACTCGGAACCCAAAAGACACATTGGTTTCAATGTGGCACTTCTTCAACAAGCTTAGGACGCCTGAACAAGGTCCATATCCTTTAGAGCACGTGTTCGAGAGCTTCTGCAATGGTGTTTTCCATTTTGGGCCACTTTTTGACCATGTTCTACAGTATTGGAACGAGAGCTTGAAGTTGCctcacaaaatactttttctgAAGTACGAGGAGCTGCAGAGGAACCCAAAAGAACAAGTGAAAAGGCTTGCTTCGTTTCTGGGAAAGCCATTTGCCGAGGAGAAAGAGGTTGAAGAGGTGATACGTGGGTGTAGCTTGGAGAGGCTAAAAGCCTTGGAAGTAAACAAGGATGAAGTGGATCCCTGGGTTGGGATGCCGAACAGTGCATTTTTCAGGACTGGAGTTGTTGGGGACTGGAAAAACATCTTGACAAAGGAAATGAGCGAGCGCCTTGACCAAATTACCAGCATGAAACTGAAGGGGTCTGGCTTAGATCTTGATGATGCTCTAGAGCCTTCATGTGTAGCTGTAACACAGTAA
- the LOC108982963 gene encoding glycosyltransferase BC10-like has protein sequence MFSSTPFVLSFLLLLSLPLLFVLAPQILPPKDVPLPHPDELDDLALFRKATLASSSSSSSRTRSTHSHLGTNTNPKPKIAFLFLTNSDLSFAPLWEKFFHGNRHLYNIYVHADPSVKITPPGGVFQGRFIKEARKTERASPTLISAARRLLAVAILDDPLNSYFALVSQHCIPLHSFRFVHNFLFRNTLSSLKDVFSSPFLKDQSFIEILSDDPNLPDRYIARGDNAMLPEVPFEQFRVGSQFFTLTRKHALLVLRDIRLWRKFRLPCLNIDSCYPEEHYFPTLLSMEDPKGCTHYTLTRVNWTDSFDGHPHLYAPEEVSAELVYKLRESNSSYSFLFARKFSPDCLKPLMEIADDVVFRE, from the coding sequence ATGTTCTCATCAACCCCATTTGTtctctccttccttctcttgctctctctgccTCTTCTCTTTGTACTCGCCCCTCAAATCCTCCCTCCCAAAGACGTCCCACTCCCGCACCCGGACGAGCTCGATGACCTCGCGCTCTTCCGCAAGGCCACCCTcgcttcctcctcttcttcctcgTCACGAACACGCTCCACGCACTCTCACTTAGGCACGAACACCAACCCCAAGCCCAAGATTGCTTTCCTCTTCCTCACCAACTCTGATCTCTCTTTCGCCCCCTTGTGGGAGAAGTTCTTCCATGGCAACCGTCACCTCTATAACATCTACGTCCACGCCGATCCCTCCGTCAAAATCACCCCTCCCGGCGGCGTTTTCCAAGGCCGATTCATCAAGGAAGCAAGGAAGACGGAGCGAGCGTCACCAACCCTCATCTCCGCCGCTCGTAGACTCCTCGCCGTGGCCATCCTCGATGACCCATTGAATTCGTACTTCGCCCTCGTGTCTCAGCACTGCATCCCGCTGCACTCCTTCCGCTTCGTCCACAACTTCCTTTTCCGCAACACCCTGTCCTCCTTAAAAGATGTGTTCTCGTCGCCTTTCCTAAAGGACCAAAGCTTCATCGAGATACTCTCAGACGATCCCAACTTACCCGATCGCTACATCGCTCGTGGTGATAACGCCATGCTTCCCGAAGTGCCATTCGAGCAATTCAGGGTCGGATCTCAGTTTTTCACGCTGACCCGTAAACACGCCTTGCTGGTTCTAAGAGACATCAGGTTGTGGAGGAAGTTCAGGCTGCCATGCTTGAACATCGACTCCTGTTACCCCGAGGAGCACTACTTTCCGACGCTTTTGTCCATGGAGGACCCGAAAGGTTGTACCCACTACACGCTTACGCGGGTGAACTGGACGGACAGTTTTGACGGACACCCCCATCTGTACGCGCCGGAGGAAGTTTCGGCAGAACTTGTGTACAAGTTGAGGGAATCGAACTCGAGCTATTCGTTTTTGTTCGCCCGGAAGTTCTCGCCGGATTGCTTGAAGCCGTTGATGGAGATCGCCGATGACGTTGTTTTCCGGGAATGA
- the LOC108982261 gene encoding dnaJ protein homolog: MFGRAPKKSDNTKYYEILGVSNSASQDDLKKAYRKAAIKNHPDKGGDPEKFKELAQAYEVLSDPEKREIYDQYGEDALKEGMGGGGGGHDPFDIFQSFFGGNPFGGGGSSRGRRQRRGEDVVHPLKVSLEDLYNGTSKKLSLSRNAICSKCKGKGSKSGASMKCSGCQGSGIKVSIRHLGPSMIQQMQHACNECKGTGETINDKDRCPQCKGEKVVQEKKVLEVIVEKGMQNGQKITFPGEADEAPDTVTGDIVFVLQQKEHPKFKRKGDDLFVEHTLSLTEALCGFQFILMHLDGRQLLIKSEPGEVVKPDQYKGINDEGMPMYQRSFMKGKLYIHFAVEFPDTLSPEQCKTLEAVLPPRSSVQLTDMELDECEETTLHDVNLEEEMRRKQAQAQEAYDEDEDMPGGAQRVQCAQQ; encoded by the exons atgTTTGGGAGAGCACCGAAGAAGAGCGACAACACGAAGTACTACGAGATCCTGGGAGTGTCAAACAGCGCTTCGCAGGATGATCTAAAGAAGGCTTATAGGAAAGCGGCCATTAAGAACCATCCGGACAAGGGTGGTGACCCAGAAAAG TTTAAAGAGTTGGCCCAAGCTTATGAAGTTCTGAGTGACCCAGAGAAGCGTGAGATCTATGATCAGTATGGAGAGGATGCCCTCAAGGAAGGaatgggtggtggtggtggtggccaCGATCCGTTTGACATATTCCAGTCCTTCTTTGGTGGCAACCCTTTTGGTG GTGGTGGAAGCAGCAGAGGCCGAAGGCAGAGGAGGGGCGAGGATGTGGTCCATCCCCTCAAGGTTTCTTTGGAGGACCTATACAATGGGACATCCAAGAAGCTGTCCCTCTCTCGTAATGCAATCTGCTCCAAGTGCAAGGG TAAAGGTTCCAAGTCGGGTGCTTCAATGAAATGTTCTGGTTGTCAAGGTTCTGGAATCAAAGTCTCCATCAGGCACCTTGGCCCCTCTATGATCCAGCAAATGCAGCATGCTTGCAATGAGTGTAAGGGTACGGGTGAAACCATCAATGACAAGGACCGCTGCCCACAGTGCAAGGGAGAGAAGGTTGTCCAGGAGAAGAAAGTTTTGGAGGTTATTGTGGAGAAGGGTATGCAGAATGGGCAGAAGATTACATTCCCTGGAGAAGCTGATGAAGCA CCCGATACTGTTACAGGGGACATTGTTTTCGTTCTACAACAGAAAGAACACCCCAAATTTAAGCGGAAGGGTGATGACTTATTTGTTGAACACACCTTGTCCCTTACAGAGGCACTTTGTGGCTTCCAATTTATATTGATGCATTTGGATGGTAGACAGCTCCTTATTAAATCTGAACCTGGAGAAGTAGTTAAGCCTG ACCAATACAAGGGTATAAATGATGAGGGAATGCCGATGTACCAGAGGTCGTTCATGAAAGGTAAATTGTACATTCACTTTGCAGTCGAATTCCCAGACACCCTTAGCCCAGAGCAGTGCAAGACACTAGAGGCGGTGCTGCCTCCAAGGAGTTCGGTGCAGCTGACGGATATGGAGCTGGATGAATGCGAAGAGACTACACTGCATGATGTGAACTTAGAGGAAGAAATGCGTCGCAAGCAAGCACAGGCCCAAGAGGCATATGATGAGGATGAGGACATGCCTGGTGGTGCTCAGAGGGTCCAATGTGCTCAACAATGA
- the LOC108979498 gene encoding dnaJ protein homolog has translation MFGRAPKKSDNTKYYEILGVSKSASQDDLKKAYRKAAIKNHPDKGGDPEKFKELAQAYEVLSDPDKREIYDQYGEDALKEGMGGGGGGHDPFDIFQSFFGGNPFGGAGSSRGRRQRRGEDVVHPLKVSLEDLYNGTSKKLSLSRNAICSKCKGKGSKSGASIKCSGCQGSGIKVSIRHLGPSMIQQMQHACNECKGTGETINDKDRCQQCKGEKVVQEKKVLEVIVEKGMQNGQKITFPGEADEAPDTVTGDIVFVLQQKEHPKFKRKGDDLFVEHTLYLTEALCGFQFILTHLDGRQLLIKSEPGEVIKPDQYKGINDEGMPMYQRSFMKGKLYIHFAVEFPDSLSPEQCKALEAVLPPRSSVQLTDMELDECEETTLHDVNIEEEMRRKQAQAQEAYDEDEDMPGGGAQRVQCAQQ, from the exons ATGTTTGGGAGGGCACCGAAGAAGAGCGACAACACCAAGTACTATGAGATTCTGGGAGTGTCAAAGAGCGCCTCGCAGGATGATTTAAAGAAGGCTTATCGGAAAGCTGCCATCAAGAACCATCCGGACAAGGGCGGCGACCCGGAAAAG TTTAAAGAGTTGGCCCAAGCTTATGAAGTTCTAAGCGACCCAGACAAGCGTGAGATCTATGATCAGTATGGCGAGGATGCTCTCAAGGAAGGAATgggtggtggaggtggtgggCATGATCCGTTCGACATATTCCAGTCCTTCTTTGGTGGCAACCCTTTTGGTG GTGCTGGAAGCAGCAGAGGCCGGAGGCAGAGGAGGGGAGAGGATGTGGTCCATCCCCTCAAGGTTTCTTTGGAGGACCTCTACAACGGGACATCCAAGAAGCTGTCCCTCTCTCGCAATGCAATCTGCTCCAAGTGCAAGGG TAAAGGCTCCAAGTCAGGTGCTTCAATTAAATGTTCTGGTTGTCAAGGTTCTGGAATCAAAGTCTCCATTAGGCACCTTGGTCCTTCTATGATCCAGCAAATGCAGCATGCTTGCAATGAGTGTAAGGGTACAGGTGAAACCATCAATGACAAGGACCGCTGCCAGCAGTGCAAGGGAGAGAAGGTTGTCCAGGAGAAGAAAGTTTTGGAAGTTATTGTAGAGAAGGGTATGCAAAATGGGCAGAAGATTACATTCCCTGGAGAAGCTGATGAAGCG CCCGATACTGTTACTGGGGACATTGTATTTGTTCTGCAACAGAAAGAACACCCCAAGTTTAAGCGGAAGGGCGATGACTTGTTTGTTGAGCACACCTTGTACCTTACAGAAGCACTCTGTGGCTTCCAATTCATATTGACCCATCTGGATGGTAGGCAGCTCCTCATAAAATCTGAACCTGGAGAAGTAATCAAGCCTG ACCAATACAAGGGTATAAATGATGAGGGAATGCCGATGTACCAGAGGTCGTTCATGAAAGGGAAATTGTACATTCACTTTGCAGTGGAATTCCCAGACAGCCTCAGCCCAGAGCAGTGCAAGGCACTGGAGGCCGTGCTGCCTCCAAGGAGTTCGGTGCAGCTGACAGACATGGAGCTGGATGAATGCGAAGAGACTACATTGCATGATGTGAACATAGAGGAAGAAATGCGACGCAAGCAAGCACAGGCCCAAGAGGCATACGACGAGGATGAGGACATGCCTGGTGGTGGTGCTCAGAGGGTCCAGTGTGCTCAGCAATGA
- the LOC109016064 gene encoding RING-H2 finger protein ATL70-like encodes MDPPSSMDSYYDPTDQNTDDAFAYSFGFSLVIVAVIITMAMASYYCSRRYSGSETYNRNVSLSTSTTGDIGSSRSVVIEVIGLDEAALHRFPKLLYSQVKLNKAGESTASACCSICLADYRDTDLLRLLPDCGHLFHRKCVDPWLRLHPTCPICRNSPAPTPLSTPLAEVAPLAVRQYRQI; translated from the coding sequence ATGGACCCGCCCAGCTCCATGGATTCTTATTATGATCCTACAGATCAAAACACGGATGACGCTTTTGCTTATAGCTTCGGATTCTCCCTTGTCATCGTCGCTGTTATCATAACAATGGCCATGGCTTCTTACTACTGCAGCCGCAGGTATTCAGGCTCTGAAACTTACAACAGAAACGTCTCACTTTCCACCAGTACTACCGGAGATATTGGCAGCTCCCGCTCCGTGGTGATCGAAGTTATAGGCCTCGACGAAGCCGCTCTTCATAGGTTCCCGAAGTTGCTTTACTCCCAGGTCAAACTCAACAAGGCTGGTGAGTCCACTGCTTCTGCCTGCTGCTCCATATGTTTGGCGGATTATCGAGACACCGATTTGCTTAGGCTGTTGCCTGATTGTGGCCACCTTTTCCATCGGAAATGTGTGGATCCATGGTTGCGGCTGCATCCTACTTGTCCCATCTGTCGGAACTCTCCGGCGCCGACTCCTCTGTCGACTCCTCTTGCTGAGGTGGCTCCCTTGGCAGTGCGACAATATCgacaaatttaa